The genomic interval AAGTCTAAAGCGAGTAAATTTATTAGAGGGAACTGCAACTGCTTGTAGCCCAAAATAAGCACAATTGAAGGCAGAAGCAGAAATTAATCCAGAAGAAAATAAAGTCTCGTAGCGTAGTATAAAAAAAGTTAAAAAGATCAAAAAGGACTAGCGATCGCTTGTGGCTGCTACTTCTTTGGTCAAGCAGAAGTCTCATAAGGCTCGGAGAATTCGATCTGACGGTCATCTAAATAAGTAGAAGCGAAAACTAAAGCTTGAAATATGTCTTCTTCGTCGAGTTCGGGAAACTCCTGATAGAGTTCTTGGCGGTCGGGGTAGGTAGCGATTAGCTCGATGACACGGCGGACGGTCAGGCGGAGGTTGCGGATACAAGGTTGTCCGTTCATACGGGCAGGATTGCTAGTAATGCGATCGAGTTTCATGATTAGTCTGGTTTGATAAATCTCAATTATTTTTATTATCGCGTTTAGGGGAAGTGCGATTGCGCCCAGTACAGTGGCGTAGCCAATCACTACTCTGTTTTCGAGCGATCGTTTATTTTCTTATCTAAAGTAGAAAATGGCT from Myxosarcina sp. GI1 carries:
- a CDS encoding DUF433 domain-containing protein; the protein is MKLDRITSNPARMNGQPCIRNLRLTVRRVIELIATYPDRQELYQEFPELDEEDIFQALVFASTYLDDRQIEFSEPYETSA